From a single Fusarium fujikuroi IMI 58289 draft genome, chromosome FFUJ_chr03 genomic region:
- a CDS encoding related to SRP40-suppressor of mutant AC40 of RNA polymerase I and III, which produces MSLPNQSPSELQTPEIRIQSASPDQETDERERSSGKRSKSPSKLAPTRQTRSQSSGHKDKKKASSSKSDSHSSEKSKMGGSSKHSSHSSHSSHSSHKGSSSSHSSKKSKSSSVDDVDWSDITDPEERRRIQNRIAQRKFREKARENKERAERDSRNQEYAGNSYRIPSANDFNSYSDPSGLPWGSMNIGHFVGRSQEAESRHSSSRRGTHSADDSFATATYSASPSYGAQWAQASYGESSGADEMYYDDSYLYDPNAGQ; this is translated from the exons ATGTCCTTGCCGAATCAGTCGCCATCGGAATTACAAACTCCAGAAATTCGCATTCAAAGTGCTTCCCCTGACCAAGAAACTGACGAAAGGGAGAGATCAAGCGGCAAACGCTCCAAATCTCCTTCAAAACTTGCACCAACACGTCAAACAAGGTCGCAATCCTCAGGTCataaagacaagaagaaggcatcttcttccaaatCAGATTCTCACTCTTCTGAAAAAAGCAAAATGGGCGGAAGCTCAAAACATAGCTCCCACAGCTCCCACAGCTCCCACAGCTCCCATAAAGGCAGCTCATCTTCACATTCCTCaaaaaagtcaaagtcaagttcggtcgatgatgtcgatTGGTCAGACATCACAGATCCTGAAGAGAGACGTAGAATCCAGAATCGTATTGCTCAACGCAAGTTCA GAGAAAAGGCTCGAGAAAACAAGGAGAGAGCCGAGAGAGATTCTCGAAACCAGGAGTATGCTGGCAACAGCTACCGCATTCCCTCTGCAAACGACTTCAACTCCTATTCAGACCCTTCAGGGCTTCCTTGGGGCAGCATGAACATCGGCCACTTTGTTGGCCGTAGTCAGGAGGCCGAGAGTCGACACAGCAGCAGTAGAAGGGGAACACACAGCGCAGACGATAGCTTTGCTACAGCAACATACAGTGCTTCACCCTCATACGGCGCGCAATGGGCACAAGCAAGTTATGGTGAAAGCAGTGGAGCAGACGAGATGTATTACGATGATTCTTATCTATACGACCCAAATGCTGGTCAATGA